Genomic window (Nitrospira sp.):
TCGCGTTGGTCGGCATTGAAATCGGTCCCATGGCAATAATGCAAAAGTCGTTGGCTGCGATGAGGCAGGTTCCTCGTGTGGCTGGGATGCTCCGCGATTTCGCGCTGGTCTTTCCTGATTTGCCCGACACATCCACACCTTCAGCGACGCGGCTTCCCGATCAGGCACCGGGCCATGTTGCAGTTCCGGATGCGTCCACCAACTCAAGTCCCTCGGTCGCAGCACGACTCCCTCAGGGGTTGCCCAACCTCACGCGCGAGGAACAGGCGCTGTTGGCCAGAACCGGCAATCAGGTTGAGTTTCCCGATGCCCTCCCGCAGGACTTGGCCGATCAGGAACTGGCCGTCGTGAAACGTTCTACGAAGCGGCCCACCAGCGGGGGCGATGGAAAGTATGTCAATGAGGTGGATTTGGGCAATGGCCACACCTGGAGAGAACAGCCCAATGGCACCTGGTGCCGGTTCTCGGATAAGCCGACGAATTGTACCGTCCTGATCCAAGAGCCGGGACATCAGGCGCCTGGGACGGTGGTGGCGTTTGCGTCTCGGAAGAGCAGCCTGCGCGAAGTCTATTTCGGTTGGGCGGAAAACAGAGCGGGCGCCAATGTCGAGGTGGCGTTGCTCCGGAGCAGAGGCACATCGGATTATCCGGAAGGGACCTACGTGGTGGTTGTGGGTGGGGGGGGTGAGTTCGTCTATCCGGGGGATACCAGCCAGCCGTGGATCATGGTGGCCCACAGCCATCCTGGCGCAGCGGCTCAGCCTGGCTATGTGAATCCATCGGGTAAGGACATGCAATTGAGCACACGCGGAGGCCGGGGTCGGGCGAAGGCGAGAATCCAGAAATGGATTCATTCCCAGGCACCGGACGGCACGTGGCGAGAAGTGGAATATGGGGTGGATCTGGATCGCGAACAATACTACGTACAGCCGACGGGCGGAGAGCCGATCTTCTTCGATGAGATTACTCCTGAAGACCTGCCGCGAGATGCAGCTCTCAGGTATTGGGAGCTGGAAGAAGCCGGGATGGAGCGCGCGCGGATCGATCTGATGATCGAACAGAATGGGATCGAGTTTTATCTCGGCTGGTATGCGCGCCAGTTCAGATTCGATCCGTGACATCGGAGGTGCGGGATGACACGAAGGATGCAAACTCAGTCACGTCCTTCCGGGAGTGTCTCCAGTAGAAGTGCGGTATTGTCGGACGGGCGGCGCGGTGATCGATCCTGCTCCTGCGGCAACACCTGTCAGGATTGTCGAGCCAGACAGGTGACAGACAGGTTCCCGCACAGCTGGACTGGCGCCATCCCACCCGTCGTCGACGAGGTGCTCGCGTTGCCGGGGGAGCCGCTGGAGGCCGGACTACGTGCGCAGATGGAGTCACGTTTCGGGCATGATTTTGGGAAGGTGCGTGTGCATCACGATGGGAAGGCGGCGGCTTCCGCTACGGCGGTTCAGGCGCGGGCCTATACGGTTGGTCGGGACGTCGTGATGGGCAACGGGCAGTTCTCGCCGGAGACCAGGATAGGGCGAGGATTGCTGGCTCATGAATTGACGCATGTGGTGCAACAAAGTCGTGGCGGCGGCGCCTCGGCCGGTGCCCCGATTTTACAGCGTGCGGGATTTGGCGAGGTCAAAATTGCCGAGTCGACACAGAGCGGGATATCCCACCCGTCCGGTGACCTTGCCGCCGGATTGCCCGCGCCGGATTGCCGTATCCCTTTTGCGCAGCTGTTTTGGCTCGATGCCATTTACCATCCGCAAAGCCCCGCCTGTTGTTTTGCGCAGGTCAGCCTGAGAAGCGATCCCAATCGTCTCGGCGTCTTTCGAGCCGATCATCTGATTGAAGGGCGTCCCGATTGCGAGTACGGCGACCAGCGGCAGCATGACTTCTGGATCGGCCCATGGAGAATTCTGGAGATTACTCCGAGGCTGATGACTGTGGTGAACATGTGCGGAGAAGAGGAGACTCTCGATCTGCAAGGCCAGGGCAGCGTCAGGGGGGAAACGGTACCGGCGGCGAGTCGAGCGGCAAGCGCAAAGCCGGAAGCCGTGGATCCCTCGCCGGAACACATCGTGGAAGAGTCTCAGGGGCGATTGGGTAAGACTCACGACATACGGTATGATTCCGGATGCGATGTCGTGTCCTTTCAGCCGCACGATCGTGCGAAACCAGCCAGAATCTACAAATGGGATCCCGGCCAGGAACTTTTTGTGGATGAGCAGGATCCGACGAATGGACAAACGCCGGGGCAGTTGGAACAGATGGCTGGAATCGTCTTGAAGGAATTCCAGGACGGGTCGTGGGAGGGAAAGAACTGCGGCGAGCTCCCACGCTGGGCATTGTGAGTCTTGTGCCACGTGGATTCAGTGGCGCAGCTTGTCAAAGAGGGGGCATTGCTGGCAGGGCCCGGCCATCAACAGTTGCAGCAGCGGGGAGACGACACCGGTCAGGTGACTTGCGCTATCCCATGGCCGCCCAAATTTTCTGAGCATTTTCCCCTGTAAACGTCATGTCGTCCTGCGCGGAGGAGCTGCGCTCGAAATAGAGATGCAGTAAGCCTCCTCCGAAATGCGCTTCCCGGACGAGATCGAGATTGATTGCCACCTCACCGGTACGTTCTTCATCCTTCACTTTCACGAATCGCATAACCTGTGTCCCTTTCTCATCGATGACTGTGGGGCGGCCATGCCAACCATGGCGTCCCGTCTCTCACGAGAGAGCATACCGCAGAGGTGCGAAAATCGAGAACGAAGGTTTGAAATGAGCATGCCCCGGTAGAGGGTGCTTCCGGCTGGCGGTGGACCTAGAACAGGGAATAGGTGGCAGGTGCCGATACGCTTCCCTCAAGAAAGCATACGAGCGCACTTCCAGGGGCTCGAGCACCTGCATGTGCCTGGCATTGGTGAACAACCCGACGGCTTACTTCACTAGTGGATGGCCGGCCTTTTGCCAATCATCGAGGCCCATGACGACGGCTGTGGTATGCGTGAATCCCAACTCCGCAAGGGATTGGGCTGCGAGGGAGGCACGATTGCCGCTTTGGCATTGCAGGTAGACAGGTTTGTTTGTGTCGAGGTGGTCTGGAAACCCGACCTGTGTCCAGATTTTGAATTCGAGCAGTCCCCGGGGAATGTTGACCGCGCCTGGCACATGTCCCGCCGCGAATTCCTGCGGCTCGCGCACATCGATGATTAATGCCTCACCGGGATTCGCGACGACTTTTCGATACTCCTCCATGCCGATCGTTTTGACCTGCTTCTGTGCCGCTTGAATCTTGTCTGTCACCGACGCTGGAAAGGTTTGCGCGACCGCCGAAGATGGAACGCACAGGGCCGTCGCGATTGCGACGAATATGGATGCTGAAATCATGCGGTTCATAGGGTAGTTCCTTGTATGGAATCTGAGAGTAGGGGTAAGTATCTTCGCCGATATGATCATCTCAAGGAAAAGTCTACACGGTTCCTGTGAGTGGTTCAAGCTACGGGTGTGTGCTGCGTGCGGCGGAATTCCCTACTGCAGGCTTTACACGAACCGTCCGCGCTCATCGGTGGAGGGGGGCCGGCATGCGTCGGTGTTACCCATCCATTCGTAACGATGACGCGCAACATAGTCGTAGAGGGCATCACGCAGGGGGCGTGGAATCAGGAGGCCGAGATAGAATAGGGGCCAGAAGCCTGAGAGGTGTCGGACAATTCTCAGCGCGGCCGTGGATTTGATGTAGACGCGAGTCTGCTCCAGTAGGAGGAAGGTGGAAAAGTCTTTGGTTGAAAGCTGCAGCGTCTTCAGTATCTGCTGCCCCTGGTCGGATTGAAGGGTGCCGAATTTGAACTTCCCATGGGGATCGTGCGCGATCACAAAGTTCACCCAGGCATTACACCAATTACACACACCGTCGAATACAATGACACGCTCATGCCTGGCCCACTGATGGGATCCTGGATCAAGTCTGCCCGTCATGGCCTGCATCTCCCCAAGAAGCGAGTGCTGAATCCGCTCCCGACGGAGTGGAGTCACGTTGCTCAGATGCCATCGTCACGAACATTGTAGCGATTTACACGCAGGCCGGTCCACGGCCTCGATTTATCTGGTGTGTCGGCGTATGCTTTTTCGTGCGGCGACGCGCAGGTTCTGGACGGGGAGCAGTTGGATGTGTTCGAAGAATGAGGTAACTACAGGGGTGGGGACAAGAAAGGTGGGTGCAGCATGACTGGTAAAGGATTTTTCACCGGCCTCGTAGTCGGCATCCTGGCAACCATCCTGTTGAGTCAGTGGGTGGTCAGTGCTGCGAGCAAGGAGGCGAGGGCGGTCCCCTGTTTGCCGGCCGACATGGTTGCTGATTATGTGCATAGCGTGATCCAGGCCGATCGGGAGTTCTACACCACCGACATCGTGGAGCGGATGCAGATGCGAGGTGTTGTCTTCGCCGCAGAAAACTGGAGAGAGACCTCGAGGCTTCCCCTTCCTGCTCAATTCCTGATTGAATCGGGTCGGCTCGTCGCCCAGCGACACAATGGCGTTCGATTCAGGCTGATCAGTAATTGGGCGATCAACAAAACGAATCGGCCGGTCACCGACTTCGAGCGGGCCGGTCTGACCGAGATCCTGCTTAATCCCGATCGTCCTCATATGGGTGTGACGACTGAGGGGGGCAAGCCCGTTTTCCAGGCGTTGTATCCGGATAAGGCCTTGTCCCAGACCTGTGTGAGTTGCCACAATGCACACCCCAATAGTCCGAAGAAAGATTTCAAATCGCACGATGTGATGGGAGGAATCCTACTGACCCTCCCGCTTCCTCAGTAAACCGTGCATCTTGGAGCGACGGTCTCTCCGGTTGAGGGAAATGGGGGAGGAGTGAGCCGGCAATGCGCCGGATCAGGCTTCGCTGAATGGCGATACCCTGTGCCACATGGGTAGGGCCTTAAAGCCGTTCGCATGCGCGCGCGTGAATTGCTCTGCACCAGGGAGTGGAGCGAGACTCCCCTTTCTCCACGAGGGAAGTGTCGTTAACAGTCAGCGTCATCATAGACCCCGCCGCTTTGTGCGTCCTCGCAGAACGAGCCACGCTGTCCCAACTCACGATCCTGTTGGACTGGCAAGGAGGAAATTATCCGGTGAGGTGTTCGCTCAATGACTCACGGCGGATATCTCGGGCGGAATGTCGTCGGAGGGAACGTCGCGAATCTGAATCGAATCGACCCGTTGTTGGGCGAGGACGTCCGAGATGATCACGACCTTGTCGCCGGCCTTGAATTCCTCGCGGTCCTTCAGAATCCGGAACGCGGTTTGCAAAGTCTTTTCGGGGTCCGAACTGAAATCGATCTTGAAGGGAAAGACACCGCGGTTGAGCATCATGGTCCGTCGCGGCTGGCTCATGTTGGTAAAGGCGTAGATGTTGGTGGCAAACGGGCGGCAGTTGGCGACGAGATCGGCCATGAGTCCTCGTCTGGTGATCACGACGATGCCTTTGGCTTTCACGCCTTCGGCGAGCTGGACGGCCGCCGCCGCGAGTTGTTGTTTGTTCTCCGCGTTGCGCAGGTGTTTCGCGAACTGCAAGCCGGGGATCGTTTCCGATTTCAGCGCAATCCTGCGGAGGAATTCGACGCATTTCACCGGATACTTGCCCACCGTGGTTTCCCCGGACAGCATGACGGCATCGGCTTCTTCGTAGATCGCATTGGCGACATCCGTGACCTCGGCCCGGGTGGGATAGGGATTGTGGATCATCGATTCGAGAAGGTGGGTTGCCACAATGACGCGTTTTCCATATTCGGCGCACAGCCGCACGATGGTGCGCTGGACATTCGGGAGGTCTTCCAGGTTGATCTCCACGCCGAGATCTCCCCGCGCGACCATAATGCCGTCCGATTCCTTGATGATGGCTTCGAGGTTCCGGACCCCTTCCTGGTCCTCGATCTTTGCAATGATCTTC
Coding sequences:
- the pyk gene encoding pyruvate kinase, coding for MQKTRIICTIGPATESYEMLHKLYEAGMSIARLNMSHGDHESHAKVIQHIKSLNRKLKFPIPILLDTQGPEIRTGDLSNELDLRQGDIVSVTTRGPMSVEESSIHINYADLLEAVNVGDRITVDNGLINFEVLEKHERHMRCRVLDGGLLKSKRHVNLPGVRVNLPSITQKDVKDILFGLEREVDFIALSFVREAGDIQQLKELMGDKVGRVKIIAKIEDQEGVRNLEAIIKESDGIMVARGDLGVEINLEDLPNVQRTIVRLCAEYGKRVIVATHLLESMIHNPYPTRAEVTDVANAIYEEADAVMLSGETTVGKYPVKCVEFLRRIALKSETIPGLQFAKHLRNAENKQQLAAAAVQLAEGVKAKGIVVITRRGLMADLVANCRPFATNIYAFTNMSQPRRTMMLNRGVFPFKIDFSSDPEKTLQTAFRILKDREEFKAGDKVVIISDVLAQQRVDSIQIRDVPSDDIPPEISAVSH
- a CDS encoding rhodanese-like domain-containing protein, which produces MNRMISASIFVAIATALCVPSSAVAQTFPASVTDKIQAAQKQVKTIGMEEYRKVVANPGEALIIDVREPQEFAAGHVPGAVNIPRGLLEFKIWTQVGFPDHLDTNKPVYLQCQSGNRASLAAQSLAELGFTHTTAVVMGLDDWQKAGHPLVK
- a CDS encoding DUF4157 domain-containing protein, translating into MTDRFPHSWTGAIPPVVDEVLALPGEPLEAGLRAQMESRFGHDFGKVRVHHDGKAAASATAVQARAYTVGRDVVMGNGQFSPETRIGRGLLAHELTHVVQQSRGGGASAGAPILQRAGFGEVKIAESTQSGISHPSGDLAAGLPAPDCRIPFAQLFWLDAIYHPQSPACCFAQVSLRSDPNRLGVFRADHLIEGRPDCEYGDQRQHDFWIGPWRILEITPRLMTVVNMCGEEETLDLQGQGSVRGETVPAASRAASAKPEAVDPSPEHIVEESQGRLGKTHDIRYDSGCDVVSFQPHDRAKPARIYKWDPGQELFVDEQDPTNGQTPGQLEQMAGIVLKEFQDGSWEGKNCGELPRWAL
- a CDS encoding DUF3365 domain-containing protein, producing the protein MTGKGFFTGLVVGILATILLSQWVVSAASKEARAVPCLPADMVADYVHSVIQADREFYTTDIVERMQMRGVVFAAENWRETSRLPLPAQFLIESGRLVAQRHNGVRFRLISNWAINKTNRPVTDFERAGLTEILLNPDRPHMGVTTEGGKPVFQALYPDKALSQTCVSCHNAHPNSPKKDFKSHDVMGGILLTLPLPQ
- a CDS encoding thiol-disulfide oxidoreductase DCC family protein, translated to MTGRLDPGSHQWARHERVIVFDGVCNWCNAWVNFVIAHDPHGKFKFGTLQSDQGQQILKTLQLSTKDFSTFLLLEQTRVYIKSTAALRIVRHLSGFWPLFYLGLLIPRPLRDALYDYVARHRYEWMGNTDACRPPSTDERGRFV